From Sphingomonas hengshuiensis, one genomic window encodes:
- a CDS encoding DMT family transporter → MVQPWVPAAMMIASGSIHAVVNAILKGGKDKMAGRATIDGSSAILLLPATLLVPLPEGAWGWLAGSAVLHCVYLYAMVRAFEHGDFSAAYPILRGTAPVVTAALAIGLFGESASVRTLAGIGLIGAAIFAMAMGQHIGRAGLRWALLTGVTIACYTLIDAQGVRAAPTPASFIVWMFVLMGMLTVAMFGVVSRGTIFVSARRQWRFGVVAGALSIVTYGLALSAFAMGPTAPLAALRETGMVTALAIATLFLGERVTATRLIGVTGILAGAVVILTR, encoded by the coding sequence ATGGTACAGCCCTGGGTCCCCGCCGCAATGATGATCGCGTCCGGGTCGATCCACGCGGTGGTCAACGCCATCCTCAAAGGCGGCAAGGACAAGATGGCGGGCCGCGCGACGATCGACGGGTCGAGCGCGATCCTGCTGCTGCCCGCGACGCTGCTGGTCCCGCTGCCCGAAGGCGCCTGGGGCTGGCTGGCGGGGTCCGCCGTCCTGCATTGCGTCTATCTCTACGCGATGGTGCGGGCGTTCGAGCATGGCGACTTTTCGGCAGCCTATCCGATCCTGCGCGGCACCGCGCCGGTCGTCACGGCGGCGCTGGCGATCGGGCTGTTCGGCGAGAGCGCGAGTGTCCGCACGCTCGCCGGAATCGGGCTGATCGGGGCTGCGATCTTCGCGATGGCGATGGGGCAGCATATCGGCCGCGCGGGGCTCCGCTGGGCGTTGCTGACCGGAGTGACGATCGCCTGTTACACGCTGATCGATGCCCAGGGGGTGCGCGCGGCGCCGACACCGGCGAGCTTTATCGTGTGGATGTTCGTGCTGATGGGCATGTTGACGGTGGCGATGTTCGGAGTCGTGTCGCGCGGCACGATCTTTGTCTCCGCACGGCGGCAATGGCGATTCGGAGTGGTCGCGGGCGCGTTGTCGATCGTCACCTATGGGCTGGCGCTGAGCGCGTTCGCAATGGGGCCGACCGCGCCGCTGGCGGCTTTGCGCGAGACGGGCATGGTCACGGCGCTGGCGATCGCGACGCTGTTCCTGGGCGAGCGGGTTACGGCGACGCGGCTGATCGGCGTGACCGGGATACTGGCCGGCGCGGTCGTGATCCTGACGCGGTAG
- a CDS encoding cisplatin damage response ATP-dependent DNA ligase, whose amino-acid sequence MRGFSDLLDALVYMRSRNAKLRLIGDYLAATPDPDRGWAMAALTGGLDLPAIKPAMLRALVEARVDPVLYGLSRDFVGDSAETIALLWPAPATPPAEAAPLTLSDVVATLGALSRSDAPAVLAAMLDRLDADERYALLKLATGALRIGVSARLAKTALAQAFGLDVDAVEEVWHGLAPPYAPLFDWAEGRGTQPTAANVPVFRPFMLAHPLEVDSVSLDDYAAEWKWDGIRVQIVHVAGETRLYSRAGDDITPSFPEVAAAFRTPGVLDGELLVKGTAQGGEGGAASFNALQQRLGRKIVSTKTRAEFPAFVRLYDILFEGAEDLRALPWHARRARLEGFAGGLDSERFDVSAVIDAPDFAALEEIRAGARDAAIEGVMLKRRDSPYVAGRRVGLWYKWKRDPLNADCVLMYAQRGSGKRSSFYSDFTFGAWTPEGELLPVGKAYFGFTDEELKGLDRFVRTHTMARFGPVREVEKTLVLEVAFDSIHESKRHKSGLAMRFPRISRIRTDKPAEEADTVAGLRRLVT is encoded by the coding sequence ATGCGCGGCTTTTCCGATCTCCTCGACGCCCTGGTCTATATGCGCTCGCGCAACGCCAAGCTGCGGCTGATCGGCGACTATCTGGCCGCCACGCCCGATCCCGATCGCGGATGGGCGATGGCGGCGCTGACCGGCGGGCTCGACTTGCCCGCGATCAAGCCCGCGATGCTCCGCGCGCTGGTCGAGGCGCGAGTCGATCCGGTGCTTTATGGCCTCAGCCGCGACTTCGTCGGCGATTCGGCGGAGACGATCGCGCTGCTCTGGCCCGCGCCCGCGACACCCCCGGCGGAGGCCGCGCCGCTGACGCTGTCGGATGTCGTCGCCACGCTGGGCGCGCTGTCGCGCTCCGATGCGCCCGCGGTGCTGGCGGCGATGCTCGACCGGCTCGATGCCGACGAACGCTATGCGCTGCTCAAGCTGGCGACCGGCGCGCTGCGGATCGGCGTGTCGGCGCGGCTGGCCAAGACCGCGCTGGCGCAGGCGTTCGGGCTCGACGTCGATGCGGTGGAGGAAGTGTGGCACGGGCTCGCCCCGCCCTATGCGCCGCTATTCGACTGGGCCGAGGGGCGCGGGACCCAGCCGACCGCGGCCAACGTGCCGGTCTTCCGCCCGTTCATGCTCGCGCACCCGCTCGAGGTCGATTCGGTCAGCCTCGACGATTATGCCGCCGAGTGGAAATGGGACGGCATCCGCGTCCAGATCGTCCATGTCGCGGGCGAGACTCGGCTCTACAGCCGCGCGGGCGACGACATCACCCCCAGCTTCCCCGAAGTCGCGGCGGCGTTTCGCACGCCCGGCGTGCTCGACGGCGAACTGCTGGTGAAGGGGACAGCCCAGGGCGGCGAAGGCGGCGCGGCGAGCTTCAATGCGCTGCAACAGCGGCTGGGGCGCAAGATCGTGTCGACCAAGACGCGCGCGGAATTTCCGGCATTCGTACGGCTCTACGACATCTTGTTCGAGGGCGCCGAGGACCTGCGCGCTTTGCCCTGGCACGCGCGGCGGGCGCGGCTGGAGGGGTTTGCGGGCGGGCTCGACTCGGAGCGATTCGACGTGTCGGCAGTGATCGACGCGCCCGATTTCGCGGCGCTGGAGGAAATCCGCGCGGGTGCGCGCGACGCCGCGATCGAGGGGGTGATGCTCAAGCGCCGCGATTCGCCCTATGTCGCGGGGCGCCGCGTCGGGCTGTGGTACAAATGGAAGCGCGATCCGCTCAACGCCGATTGCGTGCTGATGTACGCCCAGCGGGGGAGCGGCAAGCGCAGCAGCTTCTATTCGGACTTCACCTTCGGCGCCTGGACCCCCGAGGGCGAGTTGCTGCCAGTGGGCAAGGCCTATTTCGGGTTCACCGACGAGGAGCTGAAAGGGCTCGACCGATTCGTCCGCACGCATACGATGGCGCGATTCGGGCCGGTGCGCGAAGTCGAGAAGACGCTGGTGCTCGAAGTGGCGTTCGATTCGATCCACGAATCGAAGCGGCACAAATCGGGGCTGGCGATGCGCTTTCCCCGGATCAGCCGGATTCGCACCGACAAGCCGGCGGAAGAGGCGGATACGGTCGCGGGGCTGCGGCGGCTGGTGACGTGA
- a CDS encoding metallophosphoesterase: MRKAVLALLALLLAGVALAAYAFAEARRDPVVRVAEIGLDRWPAGAAPVRVVLLSDIHIGTAAMGPARLARIVAQVNALRPDLVVIAGDFVSGHVPDSAARIGAPMVAPLAGLRAPLGVVAVLGNHDHWTGAAAVRAELARARIAVVENGALVRGPLALGGVGDDFTGHADIAATMRAVRRLRGARVLFTHSPDIAPDLPADAALLLAGHTHCGQGVLPFWGPISEVSRYGARYRCGIRAEPARTVVVTGGLGTSGVPFRLGAPPDLWLLTLGPKR, encoded by the coding sequence ATGCGCAAAGCCGTGCTTGCCCTGCTCGCCCTCCTGCTCGCCGGCGTCGCGCTGGCCGCCTATGCTTTCGCCGAGGCGCGGCGCGATCCCGTGGTGCGCGTCGCCGAAATCGGGCTCGATCGCTGGCCCGCGGGCGCGGCGCCGGTGCGCGTCGTGCTGCTCAGCGACATCCATATCGGCACCGCCGCGATGGGGCCCGCGCGGCTGGCGCGGATCGTCGCGCAGGTGAATGCACTGCGCCCCGATCTCGTCGTCATCGCCGGCGACTTCGTCTCCGGCCATGTGCCCGACAGCGCAGCCCGGATCGGCGCGCCGATGGTCGCGCCGCTCGCGGGGCTGCGCGCACCTCTCGGGGTGGTTGCGGTGCTCGGCAACCATGATCACTGGACCGGCGCGGCGGCGGTGCGGGCGGAACTGGCCCGCGCGCGAATCGCAGTGGTGGAAAACGGTGCGCTCGTCCGCGGGCCGCTCGCGCTGGGCGGCGTGGGGGACGATTTCACCGGCCATGCCGATATCGCCGCGACGATGCGCGCGGTCCGCCGCCTGCGCGGCGCGCGGGTGCTGTTCACCCATTCGCCCGACATCGCCCCCGATCTGCCCGCCGATGCGGCGCTGCTCCTCGCCGGGCACACGCATTGCGGCCAGGGGGTGCTGCCCTTCTGGGGCCCGATCAGCGAGGTTTCGCGCTATGGCGCGCGCTATCGCTGCGGCATCCGCGCCGAGCCCGCACGCACCGTCGTCGTCACCGGCGGGCTGGGGACCAGCGGGGTGCCGTTCCGGCTCGGCGCGCCGCCCGATCTCTGGCTGCTCACGCTCGGGCCGAAGCGTTAG
- a CDS encoding Dps family protein, whose translation MADTKAALATPTDLNRNDVKSVADALNSALADCFTLYLKTKNFHWHVSGPHFRDYHLMLDDQATQILGVTDAIAERVRKTGNTTLRSIGDIARRQTISDNDAEFVSPEAMLAELRDDNLKLVESFRTVKEASEAAGDNATSGIVDEWTDQAEERAWFLFEASRKG comes from the coding sequence ATGGCAGACACCAAGGCCGCACTTGCGACCCCCACCGACCTGAACCGCAACGACGTGAAAAGCGTCGCCGACGCCCTGAACAGCGCGCTGGCCGATTGCTTCACGCTGTACCTCAAGACCAAGAATTTCCACTGGCACGTGTCGGGGCCGCATTTCCGCGATTATCACCTGATGCTCGACGACCAGGCGACGCAGATCCTGGGCGTGACCGACGCGATCGCCGAGCGCGTGCGCAAGACCGGCAACACCACGCTGCGCTCGATCGGCGACATCGCGCGCCGCCAGACGATCAGCGACAATGATGCCGAATTCGTCTCGCCCGAGGCGATGCTCGCCGAACTGCGCGACGACAATCTCAAGCTCGTCGAGAGCTTCCGCACGGTCAAGGAAGCCTCCGAAGCGGCGGGCGACAACGCGACCAGCGGCATCGTCGACGAATGGACCGACCAGGCCGAAGAGCGCGCCTGGTTCCTGTTCGAAGCCAGCCGCAAGGGCTGA
- a CDS encoding TMEM165/GDT1 family protein, which translates to MEAIVPAFLLALLTQIGDRPALLTAILADRYAAPIRVAIVAGLVHAAIALLAALGGAAIGPGLSPHAARLLLGVALVMAGIGGLWPSKPPAGLEAWRNGAVVAPLLGALVSALGDRGPFVTLALAAGGLPWFAAAGATLGAFAVALVAAVLGERCWQALPLRRTRGVLGVALLGTGLYLMLGALGLA; encoded by the coding sequence ATGGAAGCGATCGTACCGGCCTTTCTCCTCGCGCTGCTGACGCAGATCGGCGATCGGCCCGCGCTGCTGACGGCGATTCTCGCCGATCGCTACGCCGCGCCGATTCGCGTCGCGATCGTGGCGGGGCTGGTGCATGCCGCGATTGCGCTGCTGGCCGCGCTGGGCGGCGCGGCGATCGGGCCGGGGCTCTCCCCGCACGCGGCAAGGCTGTTGCTCGGAGTTGCGCTGGTCATGGCCGGGATCGGCGGACTGTGGCCGAGCAAACCGCCGGCGGGGCTCGAAGCCTGGCGGAACGGCGCGGTGGTCGCGCCGCTGCTGGGGGCGTTGGTATCCGCGCTGGGCGACCGTGGGCCGTTCGTGACGCTGGCGCTGGCGGCCGGCGGGCTGCCCTGGTTCGCCGCCGCGGGGGCAACGCTGGGGGCATTTGCGGTGGCGCTGGTCGCGGCGGTGCTGGGCGAGCGGTGCTGGCAGGCACTGCCGCTGCGCCGGACGCGCGGAGTATTGGGCGTCGCGCTGCTCGGCACCGGCTTGTACCTTATGCTGGGCGCGCTTGGGCTCGCCTGA
- the rpmG gene encoding 50S ribosomal protein L33: protein MAKPTTVKIKLVSTADTGFFYVTKKNPRTQTEKFSFRKYDPVVRKHVEFKEAKIK from the coding sequence ATGGCCAAGCCGACCACTGTCAAGATCAAGCTCGTCAGCACGGCGGACACGGGTTTCTTCTACGTCACGAAGAAGAATCCGCGCACCCAGACCGAGAAGTTCTCGTTCCGCAAATATGATCCCGTCGTGCGCAAGCATGTCGAGTTCAAGGAAGCGAAGATCAAGTAA
- a CDS encoding response regulator: MTKRVLVVEDNELNLKLFCDLLRAHDFAAEPVRDGREAVAKARDFAPDLVVMDIQMPHVSGLDLIREMKGDSRLRAIPIMAVTAYSGRDDEERIRAAGANAYVSKPISLARFMDEVRALVPDSAPAPQG, translated from the coding sequence GTGACAAAAAGGGTGCTCGTTGTCGAGGACAACGAACTCAATCTCAAACTCTTCTGCGATCTGCTGCGCGCGCATGATTTCGCCGCCGAGCCCGTGCGCGACGGACGCGAGGCGGTGGCGAAGGCGCGCGACTTCGCGCCCGACCTGGTCGTGATGGACATCCAGATGCCGCATGTCAGCGGGCTGGACCTGATTCGCGAGATGAAGGGCGATTCGCGGCTGCGCGCGATCCCGATCATGGCGGTGACGGCCTATTCGGGCCGCGACGACGAGGAACGCATCCGCGCGGCAGGCGCGAATGCCTATGTCTCCAAGCCGATCTCGCTGGCGCGCTTCATGGACGAAGTCCGAGCGCTGGTGCCAGACAGCGCGCCAGCCCCCCAGGGCTGA
- a CDS encoding DUF3572 family protein: MAARETNGSADAEALALQALVWTLGEPSRAARLLDVTGLDPAGLRAGAGDPALLAATLAFLENYEPDLIACADAIGTTPARLVAARAALER, translated from the coding sequence ATGGCGGCGCGCGAAACAAATGGATCGGCCGATGCCGAGGCGCTCGCGCTGCAGGCGCTGGTGTGGACGCTGGGCGAGCCCTCGCGCGCGGCGCGGCTGCTCGACGTGACCGGGCTCGATCCCGCCGGGCTGCGCGCGGGGGCGGGCGATCCCGCGCTGCTCGCCGCAACCTTGGCGTTCCTCGAGAATTACGAGCCTGACCTGATCGCCTGTGCCGACGCGATCGGCACGACCCCCGCCCGACTCGTCGCCGCACGCGCGGCGCTGGAGAGATGA
- a CDS encoding RidA family protein — translation MTAQIDAKLAELGLSLPEAAAPVAAYVPAVEAGGLLHVSGQLPFKDGALMTGRLGEDRDLAFGQEAAQRCGLMLVAQIAKALGGDLGRVERIVKLGVFVNSAAGFSDQPKVANGASELMQALFGEAGRHARSAVGVPALPLGAVVEVDAVVAIRAA, via the coding sequence ATGACTGCTCAGATCGATGCGAAGCTGGCCGAGCTCGGCCTTTCCCTCCCCGAAGCCGCGGCGCCCGTCGCGGCCTATGTGCCTGCGGTAGAGGCGGGCGGGTTGCTCCATGTCTCGGGGCAGCTCCCGTTCAAGGACGGCGCGCTGATGACCGGGCGGCTGGGCGAGGATCGCGACCTGGCGTTCGGGCAGGAAGCGGCGCAGCGTTGCGGGCTGATGCTGGTCGCGCAGATCGCCAAGGCGCTGGGCGGCGACCTGGGCCGCGTCGAGCGGATCGTGAAGCTGGGCGTGTTCGTCAATTCCGCGGCGGGGTTCAGCGACCAGCCCAAGGTCGCCAATGGCGCCTCGGAACTGATGCAGGCGCTGTTCGGCGAGGCCGGGCGCCATGCCCGCAGCGCAGTGGGCGTTCCTGCGCTGCCGCTGGGCGCGGTCGTTGAAGTCGACGCCGTCGTGGCGATCCGCGCCGCCTGA
- a CDS encoding TorF family putative porin, with translation MRTSMISLGALLLASAAPAMAQEASEAAEPTPAVTITGNFGATTDYRFRGLSQSHEHVAGQGTINVNHESGAYVGTWASTIDDTYSLPGYGDVEVDLYGGYTKTLSNGLGYDVGLLYYFYAGAPKLNNTDFFEPYASVNYTFGPANVKVGGNYAWKQSGTADQDSLYLYSNVAVTVPNTPIPLKLLGHVGRSDGYLGKFNLDAGDENYLDWSLGAETSFQGFTLGVSYVDTDITSTRIGGDKFSNTKGADTTVLGYLTYAF, from the coding sequence ATGCGCACTTCGATGATCAGCCTCGGCGCGCTCTTGCTCGCCTCTGCCGCGCCGGCGATGGCGCAGGAAGCCAGCGAAGCAGCCGAGCCGACCCCGGCGGTCACCATCACCGGTAATTTCGGCGCGACGACCGACTATCGCTTCCGCGGTCTCAGCCAATCGCACGAACATGTTGCCGGTCAGGGCACGATCAACGTCAACCACGAATCGGGCGCCTATGTCGGCACCTGGGCGTCGACGATCGACGACACCTATTCGCTGCCCGGCTATGGCGACGTCGAAGTGGATCTGTACGGCGGCTATACCAAGACGCTGAGCAACGGCCTCGGATATGACGTCGGTTTGCTCTACTATTTCTATGCGGGCGCGCCGAAGCTCAACAACACCGACTTTTTCGAGCCCTATGCCTCGGTCAACTACACCTTCGGCCCGGCCAATGTGAAGGTCGGCGGCAACTATGCCTGGAAGCAGAGCGGCACCGCCGACCAGGACAGCCTGTACCTGTACAGCAACGTCGCGGTCACCGTGCCGAACACGCCGATCCCGCTCAAGCTGCTCGGCCATGTCGGTCGCTCGGACGGCTATCTCGGCAAGTTCAACCTCGACGCCGGCGACGAGAATTATCTCGACTGGTCGCTGGGCGCGGAAACCTCGTTCCAGGGCTTTACGCTCGGCGTGTCCTATGTCGACACCGACATCACCAGCACGCGTATCGGCGGCGACAAGTTCAGCAATACCAAGGGCGCGGACACCACCGTCCTCGGCTATCTGACCTACGCCTTCTGA
- a CDS encoding DUF3035 domain-containing protein has product MRKLILVASGLALAGSLSACGKSGYDRQRPDEFAVARQAPLVIPPDFALVPPQPGAPRPQDVSAANQAIDALFGGSAARSASENSTLDAAGRSGADVGARSNAGSPGTSVVDKGNTTRDIVAAPEGDGKDARATTPTTPK; this is encoded by the coding sequence ATGCGTAAGCTGATCCTCGTCGCTTCGGGCCTGGCGCTCGCGGGCTCGCTCTCCGCCTGTGGCAAGAGCGGCTATGACCGCCAGCGCCCGGACGAATTCGCCGTCGCGCGCCAGGCGCCGCTGGTGATCCCGCCCGATTTCGCGCTGGTCCCGCCGCAACCGGGCGCGCCGCGTCCGCAGGACGTGTCCGCCGCCAACCAGGCGATCGACGCGCTGTTCGGCGGATCGGCCGCGCGCAGTGCTTCGGAGAACAGCACGCTCGACGCCGCAGGCCGCAGCGGCGCCGATGTCGGGGCGCGCAGCAATGCGGGCAGCCCGGGCACGAGCGTCGTCGACAAGGGTAACACCACGCGCGACATCGTCGCCGCCCCCGAAGGCGACGGCAAGGACGCGCGCGCCACGACGCCTACGACTCCGAAATAA
- the lspA gene encoding signal peptidase II, with product MKLTTRAIGLLVAVLVFLLDQGTKYYVTGPLGLNVQDASMTLLPIFDLRFVKNVGVSLGLLPASGTTMRWMLVLLTGAIAAGVLWWLLKERKLPDVVALGLVLGGALGNILDRTRLGYVVDFADLHFGAWRPFLVFNVADAAITIGVLILLIRALFVRDKPTAKPAVAPVSVENEVNA from the coding sequence ATGAAACTCACGACGCGAGCGATCGGCCTGCTGGTGGCCGTGCTGGTGTTCCTGCTGGATCAGGGCACCAAATATTATGTGACGGGCCCGCTGGGTCTGAACGTGCAGGACGCGTCGATGACGCTGCTGCCGATCTTCGACCTGCGCTTCGTCAAGAATGTCGGCGTGTCGCTGGGGCTGTTGCCCGCGAGCGGGACGACGATGCGCTGGATGCTGGTGCTGCTGACCGGGGCGATTGCGGCGGGCGTGCTGTGGTGGCTGCTCAAGGAGCGCAAGCTGCCCGACGTCGTCGCGCTGGGGCTGGTGCTGGGCGGCGCGCTGGGCAATATCCTGGACCGCACCCGGCTGGGCTATGTCGTCGATTTCGCCGATTTGCATTTCGGCGCGTGGCGCCCTTTCCTCGTGTTCAACGTCGCCGATGCGGCAATTACCATCGGCGTACTGATTCTGTTGATCCGCGCGCTGTTCGTGCGCGATAAGCCGACGGCGAAACCCGCCGTCGCGCCGGTTTCTGTGGAGAATGAAGTCAATGCGTAA